A single Musa acuminata AAA Group cultivar baxijiao chromosome BXJ2-1, Cavendish_Baxijiao_AAA, whole genome shotgun sequence DNA region contains:
- the LOC135598163 gene encoding uncharacterized protein LOC135598163, which yields MAMQMIENYKAEAEVYHGDLALCKKKSMQLLQELGLPKGLLPLEDVQEFGYHRASGFMWLVQKKKIEHTFKKIKQHVSYATEVTAFVEQRKLKKITGVKTKELLLWLSVVEVFIDDPSSGKITFKTGTGLSDSFPVPAFEAEE from the coding sequence ATGGCGATGCAGATGATCGAGAACTACAAGGCTGAGGCCGAGGTCTACCATGGAGATCTTGCCCTCTGTAAGAAGAAATCCATGCAACTACTCCAAGAGCTGGGCCTCCCCAAGGGACTGCTACCCCTGGAGGACGTCCAGGAATTCGGCTACCACCGCGCAAGTGGATTCATGTGGCTCGtccagaagaagaagatagaGCACACGTTCAAGAAGATCAAGCAGCACGTCTCCTATGCCACCGAGGTGACCGCCTTCGTGGAGCAACGCAAGCTGAAGAAGATCACAGGTGTCAAGACCAAGGAGCTACTTCTCTGGCTCTCTGTCGTCGAAGTGTTCATCGACGATCCCTCCTCCGGGAAGATCACCTTCAAGACTGGCACTGGGCTCTCCGACAGCTTCCCGGTGCCGGCATTTGAGGCAGAAGAGTAG